The Acidobacteriota bacterium genome contains the following window.
GCGTGAGGGGGCAGCTCTCGGAGCTGAAAGCGTACATCGCGCCCCATTTCGGTCCGGCGGCCGACAACGTCGCGAGGGCGCTCGCGCGCTTCCACGACGATGCGGTCGCGGGGGTCGAGCCCTTGGACGTGAACCAGCAGGATCCGAACATGATCACGAAGGCGCTCCACGTCGTGGAGCAGGACTCGGACCGCGTCGAGGCCGCGGTTCGCGGGCTGTCGTCCGCGGTCCAGGTGGCCGCGCGCCAGCGGGCGGCCGACACCGAGGAGATCGCGCGGGACGCGGCCACCCTGACCGTCGCCTCCACCTCGGTGGGGCTGCTCGTGGCGTTCGGCCTGTGGCTCGCGCTCCTTCGAGCGCTCAGCCGGCCGCTGACCGATCTCGCCATGGGAACCGAGCGGATCGCCGCGGGGGACTTCGATCAGAAGATCCCGGTGCGCGCGGACGACGAGCTGGGACGGCTCGCCGACGCGTTCAACCGGATGTCCGAGGCTCTCGGCGAGCTCGATCGCCTCAAGGCCGAGTTCATCGCCACGGCGTCCCACGGCCTGAGGACCCCCCTCGCGTGCGCCAAGGGGTACCTGTCCGGGCTCAGCTCCGGGCGACAGGGCTCGCTGGACGAGACCGGTCTGAGGTCGGTCCGGAGGATCGAGGAGGAGGTCGATCGCGTGACCCGCTTCGTCGATCAGCTCCTCGATCTCGGGCGGCTCCGGGCGGGCCGGCTTCCCCTCGAGATGCGCGAGGTGCCCGCGGCGGCGCTCTTCACGTCGATCGGCCGCTCCTTCGACGCGCTGGCGGAGGAGAAGGGTGTCGCGTGGCGGATCGACGTCGTCCCGGGGCTTCCCGCCCGGATCACCGCCGACCCCGATCGCCTGGGCGAGGCGCTCATCAATCTCGTCGGCAACGCGTTCAAGTACACTCCGGCCGGCGGCCGGATTACCATGACCGTGAGCCCGGAAGACTCCTCCGTGCGCGTGGAGGTCGAGGACACCGGCCCCGGAATCCCGGCGGACGAGGTGCCCCTCATCTTCGAGAAGTACTTCCGCGGCGGCGGCGTGGTGGCGGAGGGGACCGGCCTCGGCCTCGCGATCTCGAAGGAGATCGTCCAGCGGCACGGCGGACGGATCTGGGCCGAGAGCGAGCCCGGCAGGGGGGCGCGGTTCATCTTCATCGTTCCCGCGCAGCAGCCGCGCTCCCCGGGCGCGGATTCGGGAGGCCTCAAGCCGTCGTCGTCCGGAAGATGGAGGAGCGTCAGGATTTGAGCGCGCGCAGGATCCGCCTCGCGGTGTGCCTCGTGCTCGCCTCCTCGCTGGGCCTGTGCCTCGCATGCCCGAGGCCCGGGAGCCGGACGGTCGCGCCGCCTTCCCCGGCCCCTTCCGCCGCGCCCCCTCCGGCTCCGGCCCCCGTGCCGGGGGCGCGGGAGTTCGACGAGGCCATGACGGCGCTCAAGTTCGGCGACCGCGCCCTCGCGGTGTCGAGGCTCGAGGCGGTCGTCGCGATGGGGACCGGTACGCCGTCCCGGGGGGAGGCGCTCTTCACGCTCGGCATCCTGTCCGCGCTGCCGGACAACCCGTCGCGCGACGTCGAGCGGGCGCGGGTGCTCCTGCAGCAGTCTCTCGCCTCCGGGGGCTCGGTCCCGTCGGGGCACGCCATCCGCCTGATCCTCGCCCTCCTCGCGCGGGAGGACGACCTGAACAAGTCGATCGCCGATCTCAAGGCCCAGATCGAGGCGTCGCACACCGAGACCGAGGAGACGAAGACGCAGCTGGCCCAGCGCGAGACGGAGCTGCGCCGGATCAAGGACATACTCCTCGGGAAGACCCCCGGATCCTGAGCGCCCGCCAGGTCAGCGCCGCGCGCGCCGCTCCAGCTCGTCCAGCGTCCGCGGCCAGTCGTCCTTGAGCAGGCGCGACAGCGATCGGTCGGCGAGGAGCCGCCCGCCTGTCTGGCACCGCGCGCAGTAGTTCGCCTCGTTCCCGGCGTAGACGATGCGCTGCACCGCCGCGCCGCAAACGGGACAGGGCTTGCCGAACTTCCCATGCACCGACATCTCCTCGCGGAAGGCGGTCACCTTCTCGGGGAATCCCTCTCCGGCTTCGCGCCTCAGGCGCACGGTCCATTCCGTCAGGACCTCGCGGGCCGCCTCCATGAGCCGGGCCACGACTCCGGGCTCGATCTGCCGGGTCGTCAGGAACGGAGACAGCCGCGCGCGGTGGAGGATCTCGTCCGAGTAGGCGTTGCCGATCCCGCTGAATATCCCTGGATCGGTGAGCGCCCGCTTGAGCGTGTGGTTCTCGCGCGCGAGCGCCTCGTGAAATGCGTCGAGGCCGCAGGTGACGGGATCGATTCCGCCCGGATCGTGCCCGCGCAGCGCCGCGGCTCCCTCGACGACGTGGAGGGAGGCGCGACGCTTCGTCCCCGCCTCGGTGAGGAGCAGGCGCCCGGACTCGAAGTCGAACGACGCGAGGCCGATCCGCCCGGGCATCGGCGCCCCGGGACCGCGCCAACGCAGCCGGCCCGCGATCATCAGGTGCAGCACGAGGTGCAGGTCGCCTTCGAGAGAGACCACGAGGCGCTTCCCGAGACGCCCGACCGCCGTCACGAGGCGCCCCTCGGCCTCGGAAGGAGAGGGAGCCACCGAGCGGAGGAGGAACGGGCTGACGATGCGGATCGCCGTCAGCCTTCTCGACGTGATTCTCCGGTCGAGGCACTCGACGTAGACGACGATGTCCGGCAGCTCGGGCACGGGATGGCCGCCCTTTCGTCCGTCGGGGTCACTTCCCCGGGTCGCCCGACGGGGCGGGGGAAGGAGGCGCGGGGAGGCCGGAGCTTCCGCTCCGGAAGTCGGCCGGCTGGAGCCCGTGCCGCTTGATGAGATCGTAGAACTCGCTGCGGTGCTTTCCCGCCTCCTTCGCCGCGGCGGTCGCG
Protein-coding sequences here:
- a CDS encoding formamidopyrimidine-DNA glycosylase, with the protein product MPELPDIVVYVECLDRRITSRRLTAIRIVSPFLLRSVAPSPSEAEGRLVTAVGRLGKRLVVSLEGDLHLVLHLMIAGRLRWRGPGAPMPGRIGLASFDFESGRLLLTEAGTKRRASLHVVEGAAALRGHDPGGIDPVTCGLDAFHEALARENHTLKRALTDPGIFSGIGNAYSDEILHRARLSPFLTTRQIEPGVVARLMEAAREVLTEWTVRLRREAGEGFPEKVTAFREEMSVHGKFGKPCPVCGAAVQRIVYAGNEANYCARCQTGGRLLADRSLSRLLKDDWPRTLDELERRARR
- a CDS encoding HAMP domain-containing histidine kinase, translating into MSLTIRGRALAGASLMVVILVGPTVYSVVVLRRISEQTKLFLNQEATIEANMGAVRDGFEEARQNAKLLCVMVLERESFRARVEASLSSVRGQLSELKAYIAPHFGPAADNVARALARFHDDAVAGVEPLDVNQQDPNMITKALHVVEQDSDRVEAAVRGLSSAVQVAARQRAADTEEIARDAATLTVASTSVGLLVAFGLWLALLRALSRPLTDLAMGTERIAAGDFDQKIPVRADDELGRLADAFNRMSEALGELDRLKAEFIATASHGLRTPLACAKGYLSGLSSGRQGSLDETGLRSVRRIEEEVDRVTRFVDQLLDLGRLRAGRLPLEMREVPAAALFTSIGRSFDALAEEKGVAWRIDVVPGLPARITADPDRLGEALINLVGNAFKYTPAGGRITMTVSPEDSSVRVEVEDTGPGIPADEVPLIFEKYFRGGGVVAEGTGLGLAISKEIVQRHGGRIWAESEPGRGARFIFIVPAQQPRSPGADSGGLKPSSSGRWRSVRI